A genomic window from Punica granatum isolate Tunisia-2019 chromosome 2, ASM765513v2, whole genome shotgun sequence includes:
- the LOC116193775 gene encoding uncharacterized protein LOC116193775: protein MSDVSEGERSPRLDRNSSTNKKAGDDSSKSMEIPLVYRLNSSDSTGAQIISCVLNGDNYLTWSRAMLIAPRARNKLPFIDGSLEAPEVNDPLRDCWERCNSTILAWMFNTMDVSLQATITYAMDAGSLWNDLKERYSKGNQSRVFQIKTDNCLLRQEGLSIREYYSKLKLLCNELEIYLEHPGCSCGARAAMAVQRETEKCCQFLMGLTSEFNTIRSTILSIEPMPNLNKVYKMVANEERQRSMMRARESTPESAVFFVKAEAEHGQGRIGRLQGEAGERPLCEHGGKLGPTKNTCWALNGYPSWHYKSKANPGKGPRQKQVRPSSGPKGKMQAQHGPDRAHSAQTGQGSGSRAEKLEALPDDQFNRLLSLLSHDTIDPNRLVGNEFNFIKLQNEWILDTGASRHMIGCLENFSRTIAIKGGAPVYIPNGGMVQATQTGNVKIASVMEITDDRTSRRTIGVGELQGGVYYLRQVATTPQTCQAILEESRDLWHRRLGHPSRLIKLHGINLDFGERSNKECDG from the exons ATGTCGGATGTGAGTGAGGGTGAGAGAAGTCCAAGGCTGGACAGAAACTCATCTACAAACAAAAAGGCAGGGGATGACTCGAGTAAGAGCATGGAAATCCCGCTGGTTTATCGACTCAATTCATCAGACAGCACAGGCGCCCAAATAATCAGTTGCGTGCTCAATGGGGATAATTACCTGACATGGTCACGAGCGATGTTGATCGCCCCACGGGCAAGAAACAAATTGCCCTTCATCGATGGGAGTCTGGAGGCGCCGGAAGTGAACGATCCCCTCCGAGACTGCTGGGAGAGATGCAATTCAACAATCCTGGCATGGATGTTCAACACCATGGATGTGAGCCTTCAGGCGACGATCACGTACGCCATGGACGCCGGAAGTTTGTGGAATGACCTGAAAGAGAGGTATTCGAAGGGAAATCAATCTAGGGTTTTCCAAATTAAAACCGATAATTGTCTCTTACGGCAAGAAGGATTGAGCATTCGGGAATACTACAGCAAATTGAAGCTGCTGTGCAACGAATTAGAGATTTACCTGGAGCACCCGGGTTGTAGCTGCGGGGCAAGAGCCGCGATGGCAGTGCAGAGGGAGACGGAGAAGTGCTGCCAGTTTTTGATGGGGCTCACCTCCGAATTCAACACGATTCGATCAACGATTCTGAGCATTGAACCGATGCCAAATTTGAATAAAGTCTACAAAATGGTGGCGAATGAGGAACGGCAACGATCGATGATGAGAGCTCGAGAATCGACCCCGGAATCTGCCGTCTTCTTCGTCAAAGCGGAAGCAGAGCACGGGCAAGGAAGAATTGGTAGGTTGCAGGGAGAAGCGGGCGAAAGGCCCTTGTGCGAGCACGGTGGAAAATTGGGCCCCACCAAAAATACTTGTTGGGCCCTTAATGGGTACCCATCCTGGCATTACAAGTCCAAAGCAAATCCAGGAAAGGGGCCCAGACAGAAACAAGTCAGGCCGAGTAGTGGGCCGAAGGGAAAAATGCAAGCCCAGCACGGCCCAGATCGCGCGCATTCAGCCCAGACCGGACAGGGGAGTGGATCACGGGCTGAGAAGTTGGAGGCCCTCCCTGATGACCAATTTAACCGATTGTTGTCCTTGCTTTCGCATGACACCATAGACCCGAACCGGCTAGTCGGTAATGagttcaattttataaaattgcaaaatgaaTGGATTTTGGACACAGGAGCATCGAGACACATGATAGGATGCCTCGAAAATTTTTCGAGAACGATTGCAATCAAAGGTGGAGCACCGGTATACATTCCTAATGGGGGCATGGTACAAGCCACCCAAACAGGAAATGTGAAAATTGCGAGTGTGATGGAAATTACGGAC GACCGCACCTCGAGGAGAACGATTGGAGTGGGTGAGCTTCAAGGGGGGGTCTATTACCTGAGGCAAGTGGCTACCACACCGCAGACATGCCAGGCAATCCTCGAGGAATCTAGGGATCTCTGGCACCGGAGGCTTGGTCACCCATCTCGTCTGATAAAATTGCATGGTATTAATTTAGATTTTGGCGAAAGGAGTAATAAGGAGTGTGAT GGTTAA
- the LOC116193777 gene encoding uncharacterized protein LOC116193777, whose amino-acid sequence MDEENVHEVPRGLTLDQAQFLGFQQGQDELSARLDKLTQVVEQMALARAAVPRAHRVPSQVEHEADWEDELPDEEEQSVPRREQRGIGNNLKLKIPQFKGTSSPEEYLKWVQRVDKVFEYYEYSETQKCQFAALEFTDYANLWWENIKARRRRDGENEIRSWWEMKRLMHRRFVPEYYKQRLYLQLQSIRQCGMSVEDYVKEFMLLTVGCELRESQETTIARFLGGLNKGIADMIERQPFVSLEDVIKLVIKVQRQRKHGQLTTPRVFNLKPVIVGSTPQGSASRWNEPRKEVEGSRKSQSELAKVKEQEVDPQPPVWCHDIKCLEFHEFRHFTSEFPNWREVTIQNPHPVESEVEEAVVDVCGATSKEKVEYADEGEKLKVQPVVSSESKLEEQRECLENIPKVLISNSPKQVLEEPILSSAQEELQEDLSMVFHQVKLELPKAHMTPLRKGQSSQRVDWRGRTKNLIYEELQ is encoded by the coding sequence atggatgaggaaaatGTCCATGAGGTTCCGAGGGGACTCACACTCGACCAAGCCCAGTTCCTTGGGTTCCAGCAGGGGCAAGACGAACTTTCTGCACGTCTTGATAAACTGACCCAAGTTGTTGAGCAAATGGCCTTGGCACGTGCTGCTGTACCACGTGCACATCGAGTTCCCAGTCAAGTGGAACATGAAGCTGACTGGGAGGATGAACTACCTGATGAAGAAGAGCAGTCGGTTCCACGACGGGAGCAAAGGGGCATCGGTAACAACCTCAAGTTGAAGATTCCGCAATTCAAAGGCACGAGTTCCCCTGAAGAGTACCTCAAGTGGGTCCAGcgcgtcgataaggtgttcGAATACTATGAGTACTCCGAAACCCAGAAGTGTCAGTTTGCTGCCCTcgagttcaccgattatgcgaatctttggtgggaaaacataaaagcaCGACGAAGGAGAGATGGCGAGAATGAGATTCGTAGTTGGTGGGAGATGAAGAGACTTATGCATAGAAGATTTGTGCCAGAGTACTATAAGCAACGGCTTTATCTTCAATTGCAAAGTATTAGGCAGTGTGGTATGTCCGTAGAAGATTATGTTAAGGAATTCATGCTGCTGACCGTGGGATGTGAGCTGCGTGAATCTCAAGAGACTACCATTGCGCGTTTCTTAGGAGGTCTGAATAAGGGGATTGCGGATATGATCGAACGACAGCCTTTTGTGTCCCTAGAGGATGTCATAAAGCTGGTCATTAAGGTACAAAGGCAGCGGAAACATGGCCAACTAACTACGCCAAGAGTGTTCAACCTTAAGCCGGTGATTGTTGGATCTACACCCCAAGGGTCAGCCTCAAGGTGGAACGAGCCACGAAAGGAAGTTGAGGGCTCGCGCAAGTCTCAATCTGAGTTAGCCAAGGTGAAGGAGCAGGAGGTCGATCCACAACCCCCAGTTTGGTGCCACGACATTAAGTGCCTTGAATTTCATGAATTCAGACACTTTACCTCTGAATTCCCCAATTGGCGAGAGGTGACCATCCAGAACCCTCACCCTGTCGAAAGTGAAGTTGAAGAGGCCGTTGTAGATGTTTGTGGAGCTACGAGTAAGGAGAAAGTGGAATATGCTGATGAGGGTGAGAAGCTCAAGGTTCAGCCAGTTGTGAGTTCGGAATCAAAGTTGGAAGAACAGCGGGAGTGCTTGGAGAACATTCCGAAGGTTTTGATTTCAAACTCTCCAAAGCAAGTCCTGGAGGAACCCATTTTAAGCTCAGCCCAAGAGGAACTTCAGGAAGATCTATCGATGGTTTTTCATCAAGTGAAACTTGAGCTACCTAAAGCGCACATGACTCCACTGAGGAAGGGGCAATCCAGCCAGAGAGTTGATTGGCGAGGAAGAACAAAGAATCTGATCTATGAGGAATTACAATAG
- the LOC116197635 gene encoding histidinol-phosphate aminotransferase, chloroplastic-like, whose protein sequence is MGATQISSISSLWSVKSNHTQRPISPIEANQRRFLPMASTVGVEHTSESKQRLTGDKFIRPHLRKLSPYQPILPFEVLSTRLGRKPEDIIKLDANENPYGPPPEVFEALGSMKFPYIYPDPESRRLRAALSEDSGLEADHILAGCGADELIDLIMRCVLDPGDKIVDCPPTFTMYEFDAAVNAADVIKVPRKSDFSLNVELIADVVEKEKPKCIFLTSPNNPDGSIINDEDLLKILDLPVLVVLDEAYIEFSQIESRMKWVKKHENLIVLRTFSKRAGLAGLRVGYGAFPLSIIEYLWRAKQPYNVSVAAELSACAALQNPAYLEKVKDALVRERERLYLLLKGVPFLNPYPSHSNFILCGVKSGMDAKKLKEELAKMGVMIRHYDKKELKGYVRISVGMPEHTDILMDCLRRVC, encoded by the exons ATGGGCGCGACCCAAATCAGCAGCATTTCGTCTCTCTGGTCCGTCAAGTCTAACCATACTCAAAGACCCATTTCGCCGATTGAGGCAAATCAAAGGAGGTTTCTTCCAATGGCCTCAACCGTAGGCGTGGAGCACACAAGTGAGTCGAAGCAGAGACTGACTGGTGATAAGTTCATTCGACCCCACTTAAGAAAACTGTCCCCTTATCAGCCCATTCTGCCTTTTGAG GTTCTGTCTACTCGTCTAGGAAGAAAGCCTGAGGATATTATCAAATTAGATGCAAATGAGAACCCATATGGCCCTCCTCCAGAG gTGTTTGAGGCTCTGGGGTCAATGAAGTTTCCCTATATATACCCTGATCCGGAGAGCCGTAGATTACGTGCTGCTCTTTCTGAAGATTCTGGTCTTGAAGCTGATCACATTCTTGCAGGGTGTGGTGCAGATGAGCTCATTGATCTAATTATGCG ATGTGTACTGGATCCTGGTGATAAGATCGTGGATTGTCCTCCGACCTTTACAATGTATGAATTTGATGCTGCAGTAAATGCGGCAGATGTAATCAAAG TGCCAAGGAAATCAGATTTTAGCTTGAACGTGGAACTGATTGCTGATGTTGTGGAGAAAGAGAAACCCAAGTGCATATTCCTAACATCTCCAAACAATCCTGATGGGAG CATAATTAACGATGAAGACCTCTTGAAAATCCTGGATCTCCCGGTATTGGTGGTGTTGGATGAAGCATATATTGAGTTTTCACAGATTGAATCTCGAATGAAATGGGTTAAGAAGCACGAGAATTTGATTGTTCTCCGTACATTCAGCAAAAGAGCTG GGCTAGCTGGACTACGCGTGGGTTATGGAGCATTTCCTTTGAGCATTATTGAGTATCTATGGCGAGCGAAGCAGCCATATAATGTGTCCGTCGCGGCTGAACTATCAGCCTGTGCAGCATTGCAGAATCCTGCATATTTAGAG AAAGTAAAGGATGCTTTGGTACGAGAGCGAGAAAGGCTTTATCTGCTGCTGAAGGGTGTACCATTTCTCAATCCATACCCCAGCCACTCGAATTTCATTCTTTGTGGGGTCAAATCAGGAATGGATGCTAAAAAGTTGAAG GAGGAACTTGCTAAGATGGGTGTAATGATACGTCACTATGATAAGAAGGAACTGAAGGGATATGTCCGGATCTCAGTCGGGATGCCTGAGCACACTGATATTTTGATGGACTGCCTCCGCCGTGTATGTTGA